In one Arachis duranensis cultivar V14167 chromosome 9, aradu.V14167.gnm2.J7QH, whole genome shotgun sequence genomic region, the following are encoded:
- the LOC107464814 gene encoding uncharacterized protein LOC107464814 yields the protein MEIGDGRGTRFWEDVWLNGGPLKDTFPRLFSVSNQTGSVIGDCGFWDGLEWRWNFQWRRELFQWELDLVQQLHETLRLVNLVCDREDRVVWKFDKHGVFSTNSFVQELQVELLPEDMASFNFTSTIWKGLVPPRVELFIWFVLTGRVNTKERLSRLGVVNQEDVTCVLCNKGVEFSHHLFLACEFSWQLWCAWLSFVGRQWSCPGSMKEHYQSWTELPTRKQERKKWMVSFCAIIWNIWLERNRRIFQNDGKGVDEIIYLVFKNVKEWLDMDPFCC from the coding sequence ATGGAGATTGGTGATGGGAGAGGTACTCGGTTCTGGGAGGATGTCTGGCTGAATGGTGGGCCCTTGAAAGATACTTTCCCGAGACTCTTCTCAGTTTCAAACCAAACAGGATCCGTCATAGGGGATTGTGGGTTCTGGGACGGGTTAGAGTGGAGGTGGAACTTCCAATGGAGGCGAGAGCTATTCCAATGGGAGTTGGACCTAGTGCAGCAACTGCATGAAACACTAAGGCTGGTTAACCTTGTGTGTGACAGAGAGGATAGAGTGGTATGGAAGTTTGATAAACATGGTGTATTTTCTACTAACTCCTTTGTGCAGGAATTGCAGGTGGAATTGCTACCGGAGGATATGGCGAGTTTCAACTTTACTAGCACAATTTGGAAAGGTCTTGTGCCACCAAGAGTTGAACTCTTTATCTGGTTTGTCTTGACTGGAAGGGTGAATACAAAGGAAAGGCTGAGTCGATTGGGAGTAGTTAACCAAGAGGATGTGACCTGTGTGTTGTGTAATAAAGGTGTTGAGTTTAGCCACCACTTGTTTCTTGCTTGTGAATTTTCTTGGCAGCTTTGGTGTGCATGGCTATCCTTTGTTGGAAGGCAATGGTCATGCCCAGGGTCAATGAAGGAACACTATCAGAGTTGGACTGAGCTACCAACTAGAAAGCAGGAGCGCAAAAAGTGGATGGTATCCTTCTGTGCTATTATCTGGAATATCTGGCTTGAAAGAAATAGGAGGATCTTTCAGAATGATGGGAAAGGGGTTGATGAAATAATTTACCTGGTCTTCAAGAACGTTAAGGAGTGGTTAGATATGGATCCCTTctgttgttga